Sequence from the Prunus persica cultivar Lovell chromosome G5, Prunus_persica_NCBIv2, whole genome shotgun sequence genome:
AGACTCCAAATAGAGTGTTGAGAAGGGGAGGGGTGGGGGTAGAGTTGCCCTTTCGTTACATCCAGGTTTCCCGCTGCATGTATAATATGGCTCTTTCATGAGTTGACTGGTCCTTGATGCATATAAAATAAGGAATCTTTTCATTacaggaaaaacaaaacttttttCAAATTGCATCGCTAATCTCTAATGCAACATGATAACTTATTGGATGTGAACAAACAATTCAATTTCCACAGCTGCCTCTCAAGAAGAGAGAATCGGAAAACCAGCTTTTTCTTTGGGTAATTAGAAGAAACCAACATGGCTGCTTGATTAGTACTACTAATATTTGCTTAAGGAGAAAACAAGTAGaaacattatttttataatattgaAGGTCGGCTAAGGCTACTTACATGTACAAATAAATCACAATCTGATACATAAactaaaaacacacacacaaattatGCGCTTGTAATTTGTTCGGAAGAAAAAATGGCGAGTATTTTTCACACGTGAATTATATCTGACGAGTCAGAGTGAAGTGAAGACTGAAGTGGTTGTACAAACACTGATAAGCAGAAGTGCACATGGAAAAATGTCAGGTATCTCTCAAACCTTGTTGAAAAATGGAAGTTACAACCATCTCTGCCCTGCTTCCTTTATAACCTTAACTAGATAAAGTAGCTGCTACTGCTGCTAGTCCCCTCCACTGTGCCCAGGGCCACCACtttccctccctccctccctccctcctcaAATTATAGGGGGACaggaatctctctctctctctctctctttttcctctgtttggtattcaaaattcttctttttctttcatgtgACTTGTGAGCCTAATATATGAacaacatttttaaaaaaaatgtatgtaAAAAACATGAACTTGTTTGGATTAAATGATATTAATTTTATGGATTTACATCTCAAACTTTTTCTGGATATCAAAAGCCATATAACTCTGACTGGATGAAATGCCAGAAACCAAtgattcagagagagagagagagagagagagagagagagagagagagagagagagagagagagagagagggagagagggagggaggatCCAAGGATGATTATTTATAATAGCATCCCTAAATTGGTCGAGTTCACATATTTTCCTAGATTTTACCAGCACTTAATCTTGAAGTTAACCCTAATCACACCCAAATTAACCTACAGCCATAGAACTAATCCCTCGTACGAACCTCTTCTGATCTGCTGTCTGCTACATTAAGCAAGCTCTTGATTTTTCTCCACAAGTCTCACTTCTTTTGCAGATCTAAGAACACTGGcctgacaaaaagaaaagaaagagctTAATTAATCAGTTTTAAATTAACAATGATGCATTATTATATGAATCACACACCTGGTCATCAGTAATTTCCACAGCAAACCCATCAACGATGACCAGAGACAATGTCTTCTTGTAGCTTCCTGGCTCAAGGGTTCTTGCCAACAACTGGTCATGCTTCCGGCTTAGATACAAATCAAGCTCATTTGTCCCTCTCTTTGTTCTATGTATAAATAAGCATGTATTTTTAGATAAGGATACTTATGAAGaaacaagagaagaagatgagcagCAAGGAGAAGCAATATATACTTACCGATTAGCTCGAAGGCGTTCGTATTGAGGATCGTAGTTCATGAAAACAAAGTATGATTCGATTTTGGTGTCTTGCATTGTGGCTAATTCTAACTTTCTgtgctctttcttcttctaggGTTATTGACTGATGGGCAATGTGGCCTCATCTAGTTCTACATGATGCTTATTTATACTTGAAGTCATCACAAGAGGCCTACATTTTTGTTTACATTATCAAGTCTAACTTTTTAAGACAATATTATTACAAGATTTAAGTCTACACACTTATAATACGCTACGAATAATTTGACTAAATTAcgataaaaaattcaaatttcattatatttttttgaaaataaaatataatatagaaTAATACTAGACACACGAACTATTTCATTAAATGTTGGGCAAATAGTACAGTTGCAAACTCAATTATCTACTGGGGAAGAAATTGGAATCTAAATATCTATTGGGTTGGGAGACAATAATGGGGATGCTTCTATGGCAACATTAAAGGTATTGCCATCATTCACACTCGGAAGTTTCTTGCCTAGTGtttgaaaaatacaattttaaatGTCGGCCACACGCTTGCAGTATAAAAGTCAACACTTATTAaacaactttttcttttttacagaACATTTACGTTATTTCTACCTATCTTCCCTATTTTTTaatctgttttattttttcaccgaccatataaatttataaaaatacaattttatattttcattctcctaaaataatatttaattattaattcaaataaattcCTATCTTTATAAAGagatagtattaaattaattcaatcaaaGCTCCCCCACCCACCCAACCTGATCAGCACCCTAACCCCGCCGGCGTCAACCACCCCTCTGCTAGCCGAAAACACcgtgttttctctctctttcttttcccaCTCCCACAAGACAGACTAGATAAAAATTACGGCTACAAGTCCTCTTCAAAAGTCTAGAATCTCTAGAAAtatcaaaaaaggaaaacctgtcaaaacaaattgCGCTTAGAATTTTGCCTCTGTAGGAAGGTAGGGTCTGCATCAGTATCAACAAACAAATcagattctttttcttctcttccttttatGGTTTTACCCAAGTTTGTGTGAGAAGATGCATCTTTTCTTCCTCTAGTATCTGAATCAGTGCCACCAAGTGGAACTTGTTTGGATTGGCACATAacatatagagagagagagagagagagagagagagaaagaaagagacagagagatagAGTGAGATAGATAGGAAAGGAGGATTTGTCGATGGCAAGGGGGGAGGGGGTCGCTGCCGGCGAGGTGGGATGGCTAACAAGTCGGTGGGTGGGGGACTTTTGGTGGctgttgggtttttgtttttgttcttaaaataattagttttagtttttttatataccaAAAGTTAagggaaatagcagcactcattCTCTATTAGCAAGTATTAATTATAGGCTAGCAAGAAGCAGGTGTGTGGGTGGTGCCTATTAATTCTTAAGCAATTTGATTAGAGGCAGTAATTTTTTCCATTAAGATAATTAATAATGGATTCAATATTAGAATATGTCATCTGGATACCGACGGTGACAAAAAAGAGGATCATAGAGCCATTAACCAACTGATTAGTCATTCTCTAATTAATCTTTTTAGCCAATATAGCAATGACTCGGAAGTCAAAGATGAAACTAATAATACTTTGATTATACAATTAATTATCTTGTCAAACAAAACTTTTACTCCATCAAACAGTGTGCCCTTTACTTTTGTGTGTATATGCACGTGTGCACGCAatgtttgtatatataaatcacACTAAtacataattttatattttataaaataatttataaaaataatttttaaatgaatacTTAAAAAGTAGACAGTTcgaattattaaaatacaatagAGTGAAACTGTGCAAGTGGCCCtcaaaaaaattgtatgtgtatatagtGCATGAACCAATGTAAAAGATCACATAaattgaagaaggaaaaataaattaatttgctCTGCCTAGTCTTCAAGTttgtacaaaaattaaatgccCTTTAATTATAACATCTAGAAGAAACATTGGGAAGCTTTATCTACATGAACATGGATATGAAAAAACGACCCCATACATGGCTCTTATTATTGGCTGGAAACAATAATCGAGAAGATAGAGTAATAATGCCAAAAAGCCCATCATGTGAATGGGGGAATTCATAgggtttattttttacttgatTAATCAATCTGAAATCAGTTTTCAAAGTCATAGGATCTACCAAAGTACCTTCGTAATCAAAATGAGATGATGTGTTGGAATTGGTCAAGTCGTAAAGACTGCCAAGTGCAATGTATGTGGGTAGGGCTCTAGTTGATTTATCAGAAATTAAGCGgagaatttgaatttattgaGATATGGACTCGTTTAGTTGTGATTCTAAATAGACTAGaattatttataagaaaaagcACATTCCACGTGCTTCTCCATATAATCATTTAGAATCACTCACAAATGAGTTCATAATTGATGTTAGggatttgttttgttatttcgGGTGTTTAGCCCCTTGTTAGCCATAGAAGGTGATTTGTCTTctgattttataaatatagatTCACgaaaaatgttaaaatgttTATAATGGAGAGGCATAGTAAAATGCAAGTAGACAAAAAGACATGTACGCACATGACAGCAACTACGTAGTCCTGTCTAGCTCATTCGCCAGAATCGTACGTACGTGCAAACAAGTGCAAGTGGAAGGGGTCAACACCAAATGTACGAACTCCACGTGTCAGTGATTGAGCTTGTGAAAGGGTAGGGTGGACACTAGACACCCTTTTCAGATTCTtccacacagagagagagagagagagagagagggaactCTGACTACTTCTCTGTACTCTACTTGTGAGTTTGCTCTGTCAGTCACATGGTATGCTGAGTTATCTTTTGAATTTAATGCATAAATCTACTTGTGGCCTACAGACTCAAGCAaaatctcatatatatattgtgacGATGTGAACAAATGTTCATGTCCGAAAGTTAAGAGATCTTACATAGGCTTAAAGAGTTGGGTTATTCTTTTATTGTCAATTGATTTTGCGTGAAATTTCATCTTAcctaattttataattacGAGAAAGGCTAACATACCCTAACATAGATAATGTTATTTACATATCTTagtgtttttataaaacttCTCGAGATTTCGAACTAACTTTTTCAGGTTTAAAATTGTTTTAACCTTTGATTTTTGACCAGGTGAGAAATTGAAGACTGACACTCTTTCAAAGGCCAATTTGAAGCAAGCTGACCACATTCCTCACTTAGTCTTTTAAGAGAGATGGGCTGGGTTGTTGGTTTTCCATCTTCTCTatatgaattatatatatgaatggAAGAGAAGAGTAAATATTCAAAAGGAACTTTGACTGTGCCATGTTACACATAAATTACCTTATGTTTGACTGTTATAGAGCTTGGTTTAGTGAAACTCAGTCTTGCAATTTAggtgaaaataattttcttttctttggttaGTAAAGGTGAAAAGATTAAGAGATTAGGTCTCTCCCCTGCTCGTCTTCAACCGCAGAAGGCTACAATTGGAGAGATGATCAAAACTCTTAAATAAGTTCATATTTGAAGAACATAGTAACATCCCTGAAgacaaaagagaagaataaaaggGCTTATTCTTTTCtgaattttgggtttagggATGTATGTATATCGTATCGATCGATCCCTTGTACACACAAGCTGACTGCATAAAATTTGACATTAGTATCATTTAAATCTAAAACTGCTTACAATATCTCCAAGAGAGAACAATATATCTCTTTTATAGAAGGCCTAGCCTCTGGTTTGGCACTTGTACATGCAAGGGCAATGTCCAAAACCCCAGACACTTGCCTCCTTTCTTTCCCTTCCTTCACAGCAAACTCAAAAAACTCCGAACCACATTCTGATATCAGgccttccttctcttcctttgtgCCTTCTGTCATTCTCAAACCCTTTGGTCCTGCCAATACGTCCAGCAGTATCACCCCAAAGTTGTGAATGTCACTCTTCTGACTCAGTTCAGCACAGTAAGGAGTTGTTTGCTGCCAGCATGGCGACTTCATCATTTGCCACATGTTGGGAATTTCGACCGGCTCCGCCAATTGGGTGAATCCATAATCGGACAAGCAGGCTGAGAAGTCGATGTTCACCATCACATGGCATACCCTAATGCTCCCATGCACGTTCATCTGCATCTTCTTGTCATATGAAGGGTATTGCTCATGGATGAATGCAATTGCTCGTGCAATATGAACAACTATGGTCAGCCTTTGGTTCCAATCCAACGCTGTGTGACCATGTTGCCTAGCACCTTTATGGtgaaaccaaaataataattcagtCATATATGactagaaaataaaagatttgAATTATATGTCAAGGTgtcacaaaaatgaaaaatataattttaggTCGACAACATCAGAGTTGATCTTAAGGGATTTAAAAGGTCTGTGAGAGTATGCAAAAACGTCTTTGGAATGGTTAAAAGCACTTCCAAACAAACCTTAATCTAAGATATTGTCCATGATTGGTAATACTGAACGAAATAATTCTCCactcatttttttggtattgatCTTGTGTTGATGTCCAAAAAGATATCGTTTGAAGCTTATTGAttcaacaaaacaacctaatttTATCGGTAAGTACAAGATCATCAATAAATCAACAGAGGATCCAAAGTTACTACTACGTTATGATGATTAAAAGTTCTAATTATTGTGTTCGATAGAAATAGACAAACCCAGTTTTTTTAAGGTTATGAAAACACTTTCGATCTTCATGTGAAGcacttgaaaataaatatgtaacACGTATTTAGGAATAATTAAGATATGCTTTAATTTAAACTTACCAGCAAGCAAGTCAGCAAGGCTTCCCATGGGGTAGTAATCAGAGAGAACAAACTTGATCCTCTTAGCATACAAATAAGCAATGACAGGCACAAGATACTCACTCTTCTCACTCACCTTAGCCAAGTGCTCTATTCTCTTCCCAAAGTCACGACTCCCACAGCTCACCTTCCTAAACCTCTTCACAGCACAAACCCTACCACCCAACAACACCACCTTCTCAGTCATCCCCAGCCTGCTCTCCCCTATCACACCCACCGAACCTCTCAGCACACCCCTCAGCGTCAAGTGGGACAGCCCTTCCCCACATCCAAGACACTTCCTGTCGTGTCCACAGCGGACAAGTGGCAGGTCCTGCATGAACCCTACGATGCAGTCTTCGTAGTCGTTGAACGAGCTGGTGGTGTAGCCTTGTTGTGGGTCTTGATCTTCATTTTTGGGGCTCTTTCTGGGCTTTGCAGTTAAGGCTCTTGACAACATAGTTTCAGAGAGGAATTTTGAAGAGAGGATTTGTAATGTCAAATGTGTTTTGGTGTTTTGGTGAGAATTATGGCGTGTGgttgttcttcttgttggtTGTGATTTTGATTCATAGTGACGTTTCTTGGTTGTATCAATCCAGCTAGCTTGGTGCTTCCTTATTGGGCCCTTGGGTTTCAGAAAATCCAAATGTGGAATCTGATATTTTTCGAACTTTGGCCAGCCTACCAAACCAAACACATGGTATATATAATTCATATTTCCATGGTGTTATTCAGACTAGGGTTCTGCAGATCCAATTCAATCCTCTAAAATCAAcctattcaattcaatttaattcaatttttattggtTTCGAAAACATTGGTATATTGAATTGGAtcagaaaaatagaaattcaattaaatCGGTTTGGATAACAAATCAAGAATTAAAAATCCAACCTAAACCGAACCGATCCAATATACACATTAATATACATTCATATTGTATAATATCTACACTTTCATCTTATTTCTCACTAATATATTAATCTTACttacaacaaaattaaaacattaacatattaaatatattattgtagtaatttatattaaaaactaATATATTAATGTCATATCTTTGATCATATTGAAATTTGTGTTATATGTAATGAAAGATTATGAAGTTTTTTTGTGatgattattttttcataCAAACCGattatccaatccaatccaatccaatgtaTATTGGTttagattggattggatcctAACATCCGACCattttggattggattgtAAAATTTGTAATCCAATAAAAGATTGGATATGATTGAATTGGTAAAAAATCATTGGTTTCAAACCGATGCTCACTCCTAATTAAGACCTCTTATTTACATGCTAAATTTACTAAACACACCATTTCCAACCTCATAATATGTATTTACCTCTTTttagaaggaaaaacaaaaaaaaggatgtTACATAACCTATATGGCAATACTTTTAGAAGGCTAAGAAGCGTTTTTGAAAGCATTGgtcataataaataaaaagtgctTATAAGTTTTAAAAGCTGAGTGATGCCATCATGACATTTTCACAATATGTATGAGAAAACTTTGTTCCCTCAAATTCAAGTGATTGTAAAAGACTCTTCCACGATGCACCGTAAGAATTTCCACAGCTATAAAAGAATCATTTGTGAATGAATGCCAatggagtttttaaaaaaaataaaatttaaatatatttaaataaatacttttaatcACTTGAATTACGAACGTCTTGCAGAAAAATTAGGAGTTAGGAAAATGTTTAGATTGCTTAAAATAGGGTTTTTAA
This genomic interval carries:
- the LOC18776396 gene encoding subtilisin-like protease SBT2.5, whose translation is MQDTKIESYFVFMNYDPQYERLRANRTKRGTNELDLYLSRKHDQLLARTLEPGSYKKTLSLVIVDGFAVEITDDQASVLRSAKEVRLVEKNQELA
- the LOC18776625 gene encoding putative receptor-like protein kinase At1g80870 → MLSRALTAKPRKSPKNEDQDPQQGYTTSSFNDYEDCIVGFMQDLPLVRCGHDRKCLGCGEGLSHLTLRGVLRGSVGVIGESRLGMTEKVVLLGGRVCAVKRFRKVSCGSRDFGKRIEHLAKVSEKSEYLVPVIAYLYAKRIKFVLSDYYPMGSLADLLAGARQHGHTALDWNQRLTIVVHIARAIAFIHEQYPSYDKKMQMNVHGSIRVCHVMVNIDFSACLSDYGFTQLAEPVEIPNMWQMMKSPCWQQTTPYCAELSQKSDIHNFGVILLDVLAGPKGLRMTEGTKEEKEGLISECGSEFFEFAVKEGKERRQVSGVLDIALACTSAKPEARPSIKEIYCSLLEIL